A stretch of Coccidioides posadasii str. Silveira chromosome 2, complete sequence DNA encodes these proteins:
- a CDS encoding uncharacterized protein (EggNog:ENOG410PWBK), with translation MPPEISHESPDNNSRGDYSNLVVPASSGVPTASRPTVTTANTRDANAAQQWPQYRNLFPAEKLRAIIFHHKIASRVSGEINCWTYISAGLTTVGQKEVIITIQRRVKTEGEGDFPRDPLRWFESLYAFAKLGDVVHEYQHTGVHVPNFLGRPDVKRIVLCDFHPIDNIPASYFPAECLQAIPLTEPEDAVSRRYGVSRVLSHLGASHRWFPFPPWFSRDRGSCIKLADMEGSVKDKFHCVTVRGVSAVKRGPDVTLHVSKEAAPLLRAALATTNADESFSINTVPFKDADSGLLWSNKIGTMQPQAYAAGNSTTTMNLTFLTFCLSQERCRLELVEDGYSQSIKKLGRGTVTLLKPQQNFPSRSELVDDSPLNLSALRKRVAPRIRGLQHLPRRFSHHPDSPSTHLKIQLQPPDRTTLTVTISFCLTKTSHLRTTSSSSLSISKPLPTR, from the exons ATGCCGCCCGAAATCTCTCATGAATCACCAGATAATAACTCGCGGGGGGATTATAGCAACTTAGTTGTTCCCGCGTCATCTGGTGTCCCGACAGCATCACGGCCAACAGTGACAACTGCCAATACTCGAGACGCAAACGCTGCACAACAATGGCCCCAATATCGTAACCTTTTCCCTGCTGAGAAGCTCAGGGCGATCATTTTCCACCATAAAATCGCGTCAAGGGTCTCTGGAGAAATAAATTGCTGGACCTATATCTCTGCGGGCCTGACCACGGTCGGCCAGAAAGAGGTAATTATCACAATCCAACGCAGAGTCAAGACTGAAGGCGAGGGAGACTTTCCCAGAGATCCTCTGAGATGGTTCGAATCATTATATGCATTCGCAAAGCTTGGTGATGTGGTACATGAATATCAGCATACAGGTGTTCACGTCCCGAACTTTCTGGGTCGCCCAGACGTTAAACGGATTGTCCTTTGTGACTTTCATCCTATCGACAACATTCCCGCATCATATTTTCCTGCCGAATGCCTACAGGCTATTCCGCTTACAGAGCCAGAGGACGCTGTTTCTCGACGATATGGTGTCTCGAGAGTTCTTAGCCACCTAGGTGCTTCACATCGGTGGTTCCCATTCCCGCCTTGGTTCAGTCGGGATCGCGGATCATGTATCAAGCTGGCCGATATGGAAGGAAGCGTGAAAGACAAATTCCATTGCGTTACTGTTCGTGGCGTAAGTGCCGTGAAGAGAGGCCCCGATGTCACGCTTCACGTATCGAAAGAAGCAGCCCCCCTCTTACGGGCAGCTCTAGCGACCACCAATGCGGATGAGTCCTTTTCCATAAACACTGTTCCCTTCAAAGATGCGGATTCAGGCCTTTTGTGGAGCAATAAAATTGGGACCATGCAGCCCCAGGCATACGCTGCCGGAAATTCAACCACTACCATGAACTTGACTTTTCTCACATTCTGTCTAAGTCAAGAGAGGTGCAGACTAGAGTTAGTCGAAGATGGATATTCCC AGTCGATAAAGAAACTTGGGCGCGGCACCGTAACTCTATTGAAACCTCAGCAGAATTTTCCATCACGCTCGGAACTGGTGGACGATTCTCCATTGAATTTGAGCGCGTTGAGAAAAAGAGTAGCACCACGAATACGCGGCCTCCAGCATCTGCCTCGACGTTTCAGCCACCACCCGGATTCACCCTCTACACACCTCAAGATCCAACTTCAGCCCCCCGACCGAACCACATTGACTGTGACCATATCGTTCTGCTTGACGAAAACGTCACATCTACGGACGACATCCAGCAGCTCGCTAAGTATATCAAAACCATTACCGACACGTTAG
- a CDS encoding uncharacterized protein (EggNog:ENOG410PWBK), whose protein sequence is MPPEISHESPDNNSRGDYSNLVVPASSGVPTASRPTVTTANTRDANAAQQWPQYRNLFPAEKLRAIIFHHKIASRVSGEINCWTYISAGLTTVGQKEVIITIQRRVKTEGEGDFPRDPLRWFESLYAFAKLGDVVHEYQHTGVHVPNFLGRPDVKRIVLCDFHPIDNIPASYFPAECLQAIPLTEPEDAVSRRYGVSRVLSHLGASHRWFPFPPWFSRDRGSCIKLADMEGSVKDKFHCVTVRGVSAVKRGPDVTLHVSKEAAPLLRAALATTNADESFSINTVPFKDADSGLLWSNKIGTMQPQAYAAGNSTTTMNLTFLTFCLSQERCRLELVEDGYSHRVDKETWARHRNSIETSAEFSITLGTGGRFSIEFERVEKKSSTTNTRPPASASTFQPPPGFTLYTPQDPTSAPRPNHIDCDHIVLLDENVTSTDDIQQLAKYIKTITDTLDEIVPKTVPLSAQGGGQLMIEADIGGPGRRDPLSREWLSCKFAPQTLSALPLDVMYRRLSRIERPDIQPRTKFQIVFNVWGFEGGQGSGST, encoded by the exons ATGCCGCCCGAAATCTCTCATGAATCACCAGATAATAACTCGCGGGGGGATTATAGCAACTTAGTTGTTCCCGCGTCATCTGGTGTCCCGACAGCATCACGGCCAACAGTGACAACTGCCAATACTCGAGACGCAAACGCTGCACAACAATGGCCCCAATATCGTAACCTTTTCCCTGCTGAGAAGCTCAGGGCGATCATTTTCCACCATAAAATCGCGTCAAGGGTCTCTGGAGAAATAAATTGCTGGACCTATATCTCTGCGGGCCTGACCACGGTCGGCCAGAAAGAGGTAATTATCACAATCCAACGCAGAGTCAAGACTGAAGGCGAGGGAGACTTTCCCAGAGATCCTCTGAGATGGTTCGAATCATTATATGCATTCGCAAAGCTTGGTGATGTGGTACATGAATATCAGCATACAGGTGTTCACGTCCCGAACTTTCTGGGTCGCCCAGACGTTAAACGGATTGTCCTTTGTGACTTTCATCCTATCGACAACATTCCCGCATCATATTTTCCTGCCGAATGCCTACAGGCTATTCCGCTTACAGAGCCAGAGGACGCTGTTTCTCGACGATATGGTGTCTCGAGAGTTCTTAGCCACCTAGGTGCTTCACATCGGTGGTTCCCATTCCCGCCTTGGTTCAGTCGGGATCGCGGATCATGTATCAAGCTGGCCGATATGGAAGGAAGCGTGAAAGACAAATTCCATTGCGTTACTGTTCGTGGCGTAAGTGCCGTGAAGAGAGGCCCCGATGTCACGCTTCACGTATCGAAAGAAGCAGCCCCCCTCTTACGGGCAGCTCTAGCGACCACCAATGCGGATGAGTCCTTTTCCATAAACACTGTTCCCTTCAAAGATGCGGATTCAGGCCTTTTGTGGAGCAATAAAATTGGGACCATGCAGCCCCAGGCATACGCTGCCGGAAATTCAACCACTACCATGAACTTGACTTTTCTCACATTCTGTCTAAGTCAAGAGAGGTGCAGACTAGAGTTAGTCGAAGATGGATATTCCC ACAGAGTCGATAAAGAAACTTGGGCGCGGCACCGTAACTCTATTGAAACCTCAGCAGAATTTTCCATCACGCTCGGAACTGGTGGACGATTCTCCATTGAATTTGAGCGCGTTGAGAAAAAGAGTAGCACCACGAATACGCGGCCTCCAGCATCTGCCTCGACGTTTCAGCCACCACCCGGATTCACCCTCTACACACCTCAAGATCCAACTTCAGCCCCCCGACCGAACCACATTGACTGTGACCATATCGTTCTGCTTGACGAAAACGTCACATCTACGGACGACATCCAGCAGCTCGCTAAGTATATCAAAACCATTACCGACACGTTAGATGAGATCGTTCCCAAGACAGTTCCTCTTAGTGCTCAAGGAGGAGGTCAGTTAATGATTGAAGCTGATATAGGCGGACCGGGCCGGCGGGATCCTCTTAGTCGGGAGTGGCTGTCATGCAAATTCGCGCCCCAGACACTATCAGCTCTGCCCCTAGATGTGATGTATCGTCGATTGTCAAGAATAGAACGACCGGATATTCAACCTAGGACGAAATTCCAGATTGTGTTTAACGTGTGGGGATTCGAAGGTGGACAGGGTTCTGGAAGCACATAG
- a CDS encoding uncharacterized protein (EggNog:ENOG410PUIA~COG:T), with the protein MDSSSSAFSRLSLGDILTPQTTRPMDKSLAGDTDIFQIDRFISETFDSGLLILDENEFEKGEFLGSGRSMSTYKGKWKSRSRPVALKYINLSPPVGTSSAAARGTELQSILRSAALELRVLQHETTRIHPNIVEILAVSWQQITTLTGQCEIYPILIMELACPDYPTLGELAKKEFHNLSLTIRLSLLRDVFEGIAVLHELDIVHGDLKPDNVLIFRDASGNLTAKISDFGFSQVELPTGSPSFGAGGTEYWNAPECLRDAPDPLAIFRKEKSRDFYSYALLAVSIFLGEPPFDKQGWNLAEISRMKLQDEISGQFASRWRFIESRFKQDPTQWRNLSGPLLWKVLRKDGWSPEEDLPLSLLRLIPKMLQLEPSKRPTTHEIRSAFRLCTGDRVIKPKVNRVKNDKHVIFAGGAASVMGNRSTRAHSLCNPAIPHNLRFALFKSFLVSARDQNQARRTNAMVNIGYCMINAFGTRFDLPEAIVWFGRAGMEGDTTGQEMVFRLERVLKKSATELVLGLNNSTRVNWMVTCLLRDLGAPQLPNILPPEIHLERPQDKLKDILLGFEPELVESGLRRAVDDAIIKTLALQSKDYSEDPAWKSFPGLWDAVVRDDPAAVSELLDVNDPRWTPNVRETFILTALEQRAMNVLRSLVYEHKFYIDKVFEIALGRAFLKSDTEMIALLLALEVPWDIMFSSNSLNSVLTGCTVTTITVALRLFSYLKVDDSTEYSPYWDEGVLRREIMDGIQPGMCSLPSDVGTVDNYAPPIFETIVYNRPLNLWLILSLGGNPNVRYMGMTALHFAVKMLRPLLVAMLLAFDADPNTRDTRHEYETPLHQISRQHMRPLNTPRDTYFQALDVFGDKFVPAPEYPDEDNNHRRLIIRLLVEYGADLNALCAEGMTPLTKAVLSQLPHAPIIAKYLIELGADSSIAGASGFSSLHAASTKGSLQLLRYILYLPGRSMLNLRSKNGTTPLMAASTDDDRARHLIELLEAGADIGLRNNSGHNALSIAMKHSRKIIFDILITHITQVPPRLREAVFVNAVSGITAAHDAFASKDQEMIPHFLRRMIPIMTHFHRPNKSGLTPLHLAVLKKHTAALRLLLDNGANVDAKTDKGMNPLDLARGLRERTFVNILLRWKGESQMRNEPPLAPEQFQSLSAASAQYADEVASMHGEGNGSTSQSAETDLQAARYKQKLMNDSQYIPNDRFTRDTADPSKGITKIEEVHSKMLEISVSRKGEQDYTSLWRMNNLGCVYERFGRLFNAETIYRKGWNISLEVLGNNHILTADFANKLVRVLEDLGRPEDPVLTEWISWYGKDTLEPPLFQLRFQPGNAYSSSTSSTRPEVEETCARLECNNSSRLTCQKCLVYRFCSESCRSLEWEDKTSSHSRECIHSLTSEETPAIVSQKLVPEDPYAQKLTSFIYSRIMAGFIESDFGERPPTVYSAHLILYDPKAFHTPVRFRTKKNTAVMFLSNGGFQYLFKATDSQWKTPRRADMMLLYTEVDFWVSPPRESMPQQSPAAAAAADGTTANTEMLLLVDYIYLDFPKAQERRQQRLSSVNTDIRVIQCDYAGQKQKMTN; encoded by the exons ATGGACTCGTCCAGTTCAGCTTTCTCACGGCTATCCCTTGGAGATATTCTTACGCCACAAACCACAAGGCCCATGGACAAGTCCCTTGCCGGCGATACAGATATCTTTCAGATCGACAGGTTTATCAGTGAAACCTTTGATAGCGGACTACTTATTCTTGATGAAAACGAGTTTGAGAAGGGTGAATTCCTTGGATCTGGGAGGTCTATGTCCACATACAAAGGGAAATGGAAGTCCAGATCGAGGCCCGTTGCTctgaa GTATATCAACCTTTCTCCTCCAGTGGGAACGTCATCTGCTGCTGCTCGTGGCACTGAACTTCAAAGTATATTAAGATCTGCGGCATTAGAGCTAAGAGTGCTCCAACATGAGACCACTCGCATCCATCCAAATATAGTGGAAATTTTGGCAGTCTCCTGGCAACAGATCACTACGCTAACTGGTCAATGTGAAATATATCCTATTCTGATAATGGAGCTTGCTTGTCCGGATTATCCTACCCTAGGAGAATTGGCTAAGAAGGAGTTCCACAATCTTTCACTGACCATCAGACTTTCACTCCTCAGGGATGTATTTGAAGGCATTGCTGTTCTGCATGAACTTGACATCGTCCATGGAGACCTCAAACCTGACAATGTTCTGATATTTCGTGATGCAAGTGGAAATCTAACCGCAAAGATCTCCGACTTTGGATTCTCCCAAGTTGAGTTACCGACTGGTAGCCCAAGCTTTGGAGCTGGAGGGACAGAATACTGGAACGCCCCAGAATGTTTGAGGGATGCTCCCGATCCCCTTGCGATTTTCAGAAAGGAAAAGTCGCGGGACTTTTACTCCTATGCCCTCTTGGCCGTTTCCATTTTTCTAGGAGAGCCACCGTTTGACAAGCAAGGTTGGAATCTTGCCGAAATTTCGAGGATGAAGTTGCAAGACGAGATTAGTGGACAGTTTGCATCGCGATGGAGATTTATAGAGTCAAGATTCAAGCAAGATCCAACGCAGTGGCGTAATCTGTCG GGTCCACTCCTCTGGAAGGTACTGCGGAAAGATGGCTGGAGCCCTGAAGAGGATCTTCCCTTGTCTCTACTGAGGTTGATTCCAAAGATGTTACAGCTGgagccatcaaaaagaccgACAACACATGAAATTCGAAGTGCCTTTAG GCTTTGCACAGGCGACAGAGTTATTAAGCCAAAGGTTAACCGGGTGAAAAACGATAAACATGTCATATTCGCGGGGGGAGCTGCCTCCGTCATGGGCAACCGTTCAACTCGGGCACACAGTCTTTGCAACCCCGCGATTCCGCATAATTTACGGTTCGCGTTATTTAAGAGTTTCCTAGTCTCGGCAAGGGATCAGAATCAAGCAAGGAGGACAAACGCTATGGTAAACATTGGCTATTGCATGATAAATGCGTTTGGGACACGGTTTGATCTCCCTGAAGCTATAGTTTGGTTTGGTAGAGCTGGCATGGAAGGTGATACAACGGGCCAGGAGATGGTATTCAGACTAGAAAGAGTTCTGAAGAAAAGCGCAACGGAGCTCGTCCTCGGACTGAATAATTCAACTCGAGTCAACTGGATGGTGACGTGCCTTCTGCGAGATCTTGGTGCTCCTCAACTTCCTAACATTCTGCCGCCAGAAATTCATTTGGAGCGACCACAAGATAAATTGAAAGACATTCTTCTAGGATTCGAACCGGAACTGGTGGAGAGTGGCCTGAGGCGTGCCGTCGATGACGCGATTATCAAAACTCTGGCGCTACAGAGCAAAGATTATAGTGAAGATCCGGCTTGGAAGAGCTTCCCAGGGTTATGGGATGCAGTAGTCAGAGACGACCCTGCCGCTGTAAGTGAGCTCCTTGACGTCAACGATCCCCGGTGGACTCCAAATGTCAGGGAGACCTTCATTCTCACCGCTTTGGAGCAAAGGGCTATGAATGTCCTACGATCTCTTGTCTATGAACACAAGTTCTACATAGACAAAGTATTTGAGATAGCATTAGGGAGAGCTTTTCTCAAATCAGACACGGAAATGATTGCACTTCTACTAGCTCTTGAAGTTCCTTGGGACATCATGTTTAGCTCTAATTCTCTGAACTCAGTACTCACTGGCTGCACGGTAACAACAATTACGGTGGCGCTGAGGTTGTTCAGCTATCTGAAAGTTGACGATAGTACAGAATATTCTCCATATTGGGATGAAGGAGTATTACGCCGTGAGATCATGGATGGCATTCAGCCAGGCATGTGTAGCCTTCCTAGCGATGTTGGAACGGTTGACAACTATGCACCACCTATCTTCGAGACCATTGTCTATAATAGGCCTCTCAACTTATGGCTTATTCTGTCTCTCGGTGGCAACCCGAATGTCAGGTATATGGGAATGACAGCGCTCCATTTCGCCGTGAAGATGCTTCGTCCGTTGCTTGTGGCAATGCTTCTCGCTTTTGATGCTGACCCAAATACGAGAGACACCAGGCATGAATATGAGACTCCTCTTCATCAAATATCTCGCCAACACATGCGTCCGCTGAATACCCCCAGGGATACATATTTTCAGGCCCTTGATGTCTTCGGTGACAAGTTTGTCCCTGCGCCTGAATACCCAGACGAGGATAACAATCACAGGCGACTTATCATTCGCCTTCTTGTGGAATACGGTGCTGACCTCAATGCACTATGCGCCGAGGGTATGACACCACTCACCAAAGCTGTCCTTTCACAATTACCACACGCGCCTATTATCGCAAAATATTTGATTGAGTTGGGTGCAGACTCCTCAATTGCAGGAGCATCTGGCTTCTCTTCATTGCATGCTGCCAGCACAAAAGGCAGTTTACAGCTTTTAAGATATATTTTATACTTGCCAGGCCGCTCTATGTTGAATCTACGCTCAAAAAATGGGACGACGCCTCTAATGGCAGCATCAACTGACGATGACCGAGCACGTCATCTTATTGAGCTATTGGAGGCTGGAGCGGACATAGGTCTTCGAAATAATAGCGGCCACAATGCCCTCTCCATAGCGATGAAGCACTCCCGAAAGATTATTTTTGACATTCTGATTACGCATATCACACAGGTTCCGCCCCGTCTGCGGGAGGCAGTTTTTGTGAATGCAGTCTCTGGTATTACGGCCGCTCACGATGCGTTTGCCTCCAAGGACCAAGAAATGATACCACACTTTCTACGTCGAATGATACCCATTATGACGCATTTTCACCGGCCAAACAAATCTGGCCTTACACCGCTACACCTTGCTGTGCTTAAGAAGCATACAGCAGCCCTGAGACTTCTACTGGATAACGGGGCCAATGTAGATGCAAAAACTGACAAAGGAATGAACCCCCTGGATCTTGCACGCGGACTTCGTGAGCGTACCTTCGTTAATATACTTCTTCGTTGGAAAGGAGAGAGTCAAATGAGAAACGAACCTCCTTTGGCGCCAGAACAGTTCCAATCATTATCCGCGGCTTCTGCTCAATACGCCGATGAAGTAGCAAGCATGCACGGTGAAGGGAATGGTTCCACGTCTCAGAGCGCAGAAACTGATTTGCAAGCTGCACGTTACAAGCAGAAGCTCATGAACGATAGTCAATATATACCCAACGATCGATTCACTCGGGATACTGCTGACCCGTCGAAAGGAATTACCAAGATAGAGGAGGTCCACTCGAAGATGCTGGAAATATCCGTATCGAGAAAGGGAGAGCAGGACTATACTTCGCTATGGAGGATGAACAATTTAGGATGCGTGTACGAGCGGTTTGGTAGATTATTTAACGCCGAGACCATATACAGAAAGGGTTGGAATATATCTCTTGAGGTTCTCGGGAACAATCATATTCTTACGGCGGATTTTGCTAACAAACTAGTCCGAGTCTTGGAGGACCTGGGTCGGCCTGAGGACCCAGTGTTGACCGAATGGATATCCTGGTATGGGAAGGATACGTTGGAGCCACCACTCTTTCAATTGCGGTTTCAACCGGGCAATGCATATAGCAGTTCTACTTCATCCACTCGGCCAGAAGTTGAGGAGACTTGCGCGCGCCTGGAGTGCAACAACTCCAGTCGGCTTACATGCCAAA AGTGTTTGGTATACAGATTCTGCTCGGAGTCATGCCGCAGCCTTGAATGGGAGGATAAGACGAGCAGCCACAGCCGTGAATGTATTCATTCTTTGACCTCAGAAGAAACCCCGGCCATCGTTTCCCAAAAGTTGGTTCCAGAGGACCCTTACGCACAAAAGCTGACTAGTTTCATTTACTCTCGTATAATGGCTGGTTTCATAGAGAGCGACTTTGGTGAACGTCCTCCAACTGTGTATTCTGCTCACTTGATCTTATATGACCCGAAAGCGTTCCATACTCCAGTCAGATTTCGAACGAAGAAGAACACAGCCGTCATGTTTTTATCAAATGGCGGTTTTCAGTACTTGTTCAAAGCAACAGATTCCCAATGGAAAACACCAAGAAGAGCAGATATGATGCTGCTGTACACAGAGGTTGATTTTTGGGTGTCTCCTCCACGAGAGTCAATGCCGCAGCAATCTCCCGCAGCGGCAGCGGCAGCTGATGGTACCACAGCAAATACGGAGATGCTTTTGTTGGTGGATTATATTTATCTAGATTTCCCAAAGGCGCAGGAGCGGAGGCAGCAGCGTCTTAGCAGTGTGAACACTGACATTCGGGTTATTCAATGCGACTATGCTGGACAGAAGCAGAAGATGACAAATTAA